A section of the Kribbella sp. HUAS MG21 genome encodes:
- a CDS encoding GrpB family protein, with translation MPFPDELGPAVAVTEYDPAWPAEFDHLAGRLHAALGDRALAIDHIGSTSVPGLAAKNCIDAQVRVAALAPDLIDLMESHGFRCRPEPWNHTEISNGHTCEKLVFAPPIGERATNVHLRVAGRPNTRFALLFRDYLRADQTARNAWGAFKQRLAQSVPNLADYGQIKAPATEILMLSAERWAAQTNWSPS, from the coding sequence ATGCCCTTCCCGGACGAGCTCGGACCCGCTGTCGCTGTCACGGAGTACGACCCTGCCTGGCCCGCCGAGTTCGACCACCTCGCCGGCCGGCTCCACGCCGCCCTCGGCGATCGTGCGCTGGCCATCGACCACATCGGCTCGACTTCCGTACCAGGTTTGGCCGCGAAGAACTGCATCGACGCCCAGGTCCGCGTAGCCGCACTCGCCCCCGACCTGATCGACCTGATGGAGTCACACGGTTTCCGCTGCCGCCCCGAGCCCTGGAACCACACCGAGATCTCCAACGGCCACACCTGCGAGAAACTGGTCTTCGCCCCACCGATCGGAGAGCGCGCCACCAACGTCCACCTCCGCGTAGCCGGCCGGCCCAACACCCGCTTCGCCCTCCTCTTCCGCGACTACCTCCGCGCCGACCAGACCGCCCGCAACGCCTGGGGCGCCTTCAAACAACGCCTGGCACAATCCGTCCCCAACCTCGCCGACTACGGCCAAATCAAAGCCCCCGCCACCGAAATCCTGATGCTCTCCGCCGAACGCTGGGCTGCGCAGACCAACTGGAGCCCTAGTTGA
- a CDS encoding DUF349 domain-containing protein codes for MAGESWGRVAEDGTVFVRTKDGERAVGQWPDANPEEALAFYTRRYDALAFEVELLEQRVQAGTVSPDDARAAVKKVSSSLEDAQAVGDLDGLKARLEALAPLVAQQRERRKAERAAKVEEARSAKTKIATEAETIAAGTDWRHGVTRLRELLDEWKALPRLDKSSDDELWHRFSSARTTYTRHRKQHFAELSSKREEAAQVKERLAAEAETLASSTEWGPTSGRFRDLMRQWKAAGPAPREVDDKLWARFRAAQDQFFGARDAVQAEENAEQVENLKAKEALLVEIESILPVEDARTAREQLRDYLDRWDQIGKVPRDSMRAIDARLRAVEQAVKAAEDEVWNRSNPEARARAEATVKQLQSLIADLEKQAAKFESQGNTRKATEAREAIAARREWLTQAQNALSDFS; via the coding sequence GTGGCCGGAGAGAGCTGGGGCCGGGTAGCCGAGGACGGAACGGTCTTCGTACGGACGAAGGACGGTGAACGGGCGGTCGGCCAGTGGCCGGACGCGAACCCCGAGGAGGCGCTCGCCTTCTACACCCGCCGGTACGACGCGCTGGCCTTCGAGGTGGAGCTGCTGGAGCAGCGCGTCCAGGCGGGCACGGTGTCGCCCGACGACGCGCGCGCCGCGGTCAAGAAGGTCAGCAGTTCGCTCGAGGACGCGCAGGCGGTCGGCGACCTGGACGGCCTGAAGGCCCGGCTCGAGGCGCTCGCCCCGCTCGTCGCACAGCAGCGCGAACGCCGCAAGGCCGAGCGGGCCGCGAAGGTCGAGGAGGCACGGTCGGCCAAGACCAAGATCGCCACCGAGGCCGAGACGATCGCGGCCGGCACCGACTGGCGGCACGGCGTCACCCGGCTCCGCGAACTCCTCGACGAATGGAAGGCGCTCCCCCGGCTCGACAAGTCCTCCGACGACGAGCTGTGGCACCGGTTCTCCTCGGCGCGTACGACGTACACCCGGCACCGCAAGCAGCACTTCGCCGAGCTGTCCTCCAAGCGCGAGGAAGCCGCGCAGGTCAAGGAGCGGCTCGCCGCGGAGGCCGAGACGCTGGCGTCGTCGACCGAATGGGGGCCGACGTCCGGGCGCTTCCGGGACCTGATGCGGCAGTGGAAGGCCGCCGGGCCGGCGCCGCGCGAGGTCGACGACAAGCTGTGGGCGCGGTTCCGCGCGGCGCAGGACCAGTTCTTCGGCGCGCGGGACGCCGTACAGGCCGAGGAGAACGCCGAACAGGTCGAGAACCTCAAGGCCAAGGAGGCGCTGCTCGTCGAGATCGAGAGCATCCTGCCGGTCGAGGACGCCCGCACCGCCCGCGAGCAGCTCCGCGACTACCTGGACCGCTGGGACCAGATCGGCAAGGTACCGCGCGACTCGATGCGCGCGATCGACGCTCGGCTGCGCGCCGTCGAACAGGCCGTGAAGGCCGCCGAGGACGAAGTCTGGAACCGTTCGAACCCCGAGGCCCGCGCCCGCGCCGAGGCCACGGTCAAGCAACTCCAGTCCCTGATCGCCGACCTGGAGAAACAAGCCGCCAAGTTCGAGTCCCAGGGCAACACCCGCAAAGCCACCGAAGCCCGCGAAGCCATCGCCGCCCGCCGCGAATGGCTGACCCAGGCCCAGAACGCCCTGTCGGACTTCAGCTGA
- a CDS encoding MBL fold metallo-hydrolase encodes MLIAGFPAGAWGTNCYVVATGQGAECIVVDPGMDATPGVEQVVRENKLKPVAVLLTHGHIDHMFSVLPVCGTYDATAWIHPDDRHLLADPMAGISPETARMLLGGNHEFAEPDDVAELKDGQSLELAGLQFTVDHTPGHTRGSVTFTTPYDGPEEVPAVLFSGDVLFAGSIGRTDLPGGDHPAMLHTLATKILPMRDEIVVLPGHGGQTTIGREKATNPYLQDLEIPKI; translated from the coding sequence GTGCTCATCGCCGGGTTCCCCGCGGGTGCGTGGGGTACGAACTGCTACGTCGTCGCCACCGGCCAGGGCGCGGAGTGCATCGTCGTGGACCCCGGGATGGACGCGACCCCGGGTGTCGAGCAGGTCGTCCGGGAGAACAAGCTCAAACCCGTCGCCGTGCTGCTCACGCACGGTCACATCGACCACATGTTCTCGGTGCTCCCGGTCTGCGGGACGTACGACGCGACCGCCTGGATCCACCCCGACGACCGGCACCTGCTCGCGGACCCGATGGCCGGGATCAGCCCGGAGACCGCCCGGATGCTGCTCGGCGGCAACCACGAGTTCGCCGAGCCGGACGACGTCGCCGAGCTGAAGGACGGGCAGTCGCTGGAGCTGGCTGGCCTGCAGTTCACCGTCGACCACACCCCGGGCCACACCCGCGGGTCGGTCACGTTCACCACGCCGTACGACGGGCCGGAAGAGGTGCCCGCGGTGCTGTTCTCCGGTGACGTGTTGTTCGCCGGGTCGATCGGCCGGACGGATCTGCCTGGGGGCGACCATCCGGCGATGCTGCATACCTTGGCCACCAAGATCCTGCCGATGCGCGACGAGATCGTCGTCCTGCCGGGTCATGGTGGCCAGACCACGATCGGCCGGGAGAAGGCGACCAACCCCTACTTGCAGGACCTGGAGATACCGAAGATATGA
- the hisS gene encoding histidine--tRNA ligase codes for MSKVTPLSGFPEFLPSDRIVELQFLDVIRETFELHGFASVETRAVEPVERLSNQGEDADKEIYGVRRLAAGADEDAALGLHFDLTVPFARYVLEHSGKLVFPFRRYQIQKVWRGERPQEGRYREFTQADIDVIDSGELPFHYEVELPLVIADAFRKLPIPPFRIQVNTRQIPEGFYRGLGIEDVTGTLRIVDKLDKIGPDKVTELLTAAGLSAETAKQVLRLAEISSTDASFADQVRALGVKHEILDEGLERLSQIMTAANEHAPGLLVADLKIARGLDYYTGTVYETQLIGDEGYGSICSGGRYDSLASDGKTTYPGVGISIGVSRLVHRLISKGLLTASRRTPTAVLIALNSEDDRAEAMRTAIQLRGRGIPVEVAPAAAKFGKQIKFADRRGIPFVWFSTENGPEVKDIRSGEQVPADAATWSPPAEDLRPSINTQEEKS; via the coding sequence ATGAGCAAGGTGACCCCACTCAGCGGGTTCCCCGAATTCCTCCCGTCGGACCGGATCGTCGAGCTGCAGTTCCTCGACGTGATCCGGGAGACGTTCGAGCTGCACGGTTTCGCGTCCGTCGAGACCCGCGCGGTCGAGCCGGTCGAGCGGCTGTCGAACCAGGGCGAGGACGCCGACAAGGAGATCTACGGCGTCCGGCGGCTCGCGGCCGGCGCGGACGAGGACGCCGCGCTCGGCCTGCACTTCGACCTGACCGTGCCGTTCGCGCGGTACGTGCTGGAGCACAGCGGCAAGCTGGTGTTCCCGTTCCGGCGCTACCAGATCCAGAAGGTGTGGCGCGGCGAGCGCCCGCAGGAGGGCCGGTACCGCGAGTTCACCCAGGCGGACATCGACGTCATCGACAGCGGCGAGCTGCCGTTCCACTACGAGGTCGAGCTGCCGCTGGTGATCGCGGACGCGTTCCGCAAGCTGCCGATCCCGCCGTTCCGGATCCAGGTGAACACCCGGCAGATCCCGGAGGGGTTCTACCGCGGCCTGGGCATCGAGGACGTCACCGGCACGCTCCGGATCGTCGACAAGCTGGACAAGATCGGCCCGGACAAGGTGACCGAGCTGCTGACCGCGGCCGGCCTGTCCGCCGAGACCGCCAAGCAGGTACTGCGGCTCGCCGAGATCTCGAGCACCGACGCGTCGTTCGCGGACCAGGTCCGCGCGCTCGGCGTCAAGCACGAGATCCTCGACGAGGGCCTGGAGCGGCTGTCCCAGATCATGACGGCCGCCAACGAGCACGCTCCCGGCCTGCTGGTCGCTGACCTGAAGATCGCGCGCGGGCTCGACTACTACACGGGCACGGTCTACGAGACGCAGCTGATCGGCGACGAGGGGTACGGGTCGATCTGCTCCGGCGGGCGGTACGACTCGCTCGCGTCCGACGGCAAGACGACCTACCCCGGGGTCGGGATCTCGATCGGGGTGTCGCGGCTCGTGCACCGGCTGATCAGCAAGGGATTGCTGACGGCGAGTCGTCGTACGCCGACTGCTGTGCTGATCGCCCTGAACTCCGAGGACGACCGGGCTGAAGCCATGCGGACCGCGATCCAGCTGCGCGGCCGGGGGATTCCGGTGGAGGTGGCGCCGGCTGCTGCCAAGTTCGGCAAGCAGATCAAGTTCGCGGACCGGCGGGGGATCCCGTTCGTCTGGTTCAGCACCGAGAACGGGCCCGAGGTGAAGGACATCCGCAGCGGCGAGCAGGTGCCTGCCGACGCCGCGACCTGGTCCCCGCCCGCCGAAGACCTACGTCCGAGCATCAACACGCAAGAGGAGAAGTCGTGA
- the aspS gene encoding aspartate--tRNA ligase, translated as MIRNRSAGSLRAEHAGETVVLAGWVARRRDHGGVAFIDLRDSSGTVQVVIRDEEAAHGLRSEYCLKIVGEVSPRPEGNANPNLPTGEIEIIATEVEVLNEAAPLPFPVEEHHATPVNEEIRLKYRYLDLRRQGPGTAIRLRSEVNKAAREVLAKHDFVEIETPTLTRSTPEGARDFLVPARLQPGSWYALPQSPQLFKQLLMVAGMERYYQIARCYRDEDFRADRQPEFTQLDIEMSFVDQDDVIALSEEILTALWKLVGYDVQTPIPRMTYGEAMARFGSDKPDLRMGLELVECTDYFKDTPFRVFQAPYVGAVVMPGGADQPRKQLDAWQDWAKQRGARGLAYVLVGQDGELGGPVAKNLSEEERAGIADHVGAKPGDCIFFAAGPVKSSRALLGAARLEIGRRGGLIDESAWSFVWVVDAPLFEPADEATAAGDVAVGSGAWTAVHHAFTSPKPDSLETFDTDPGSALAYAYDIVCNGNEIGGGSIRIHREDVQKRVFKVMGLSDEEASEKFGFLLEAFKFGAPPHGGIAFGWDRITALLAGTESIRDVIAFPKSGGGFDPLTAAPAPITPEQRKEAGVDAKPEPKA; from the coding sequence GTGATCCGTAACCGTTCCGCAGGTTCGCTGCGCGCCGAGCACGCCGGCGAGACCGTTGTTCTCGCGGGCTGGGTGGCGCGGCGGCGCGATCACGGCGGCGTGGCGTTCATCGACCTGCGCGACTCGTCCGGCACCGTCCAGGTCGTCATTCGCGACGAGGAGGCCGCGCACGGCCTGCGGTCGGAGTACTGCCTGAAGATCGTCGGCGAGGTGTCGCCGCGCCCCGAGGGCAACGCGAACCCGAACCTGCCGACCGGCGAGATCGAGATCATCGCCACCGAGGTGGAGGTGCTCAACGAGGCGGCCCCGCTGCCGTTCCCGGTCGAGGAGCACCACGCGACGCCGGTGAACGAGGAGATCCGGCTCAAGTACCGGTACCTCGACCTGCGCCGCCAGGGCCCGGGTACGGCGATCCGGCTGCGCAGCGAGGTGAACAAGGCGGCCCGCGAGGTGCTCGCCAAGCACGACTTCGTGGAGATCGAGACGCCGACGCTGACCCGGTCCACGCCGGAAGGGGCCCGCGACTTCCTGGTCCCGGCCCGCCTGCAGCCGGGCAGCTGGTACGCGCTGCCGCAGTCGCCGCAGCTGTTCAAGCAGCTGCTGATGGTGGCCGGCATGGAGCGGTACTACCAGATCGCCCGCTGCTACCGCGACGAGGACTTCCGCGCCGACCGGCAGCCGGAGTTCACCCAGCTCGACATCGAGATGAGCTTCGTCGACCAGGACGACGTGATCGCGCTGTCCGAGGAGATCCTGACCGCGCTCTGGAAGCTCGTCGGGTACGACGTCCAGACGCCGATCCCGCGGATGACGTACGGCGAGGCGATGGCGCGGTTCGGCTCCGACAAGCCGGACCTGCGAATGGGCCTCGAGCTGGTCGAGTGCACGGACTACTTCAAGGACACGCCGTTCCGGGTGTTCCAGGCGCCGTACGTCGGTGCGGTCGTGATGCCGGGTGGCGCGGACCAGCCGCGCAAGCAGCTGGACGCGTGGCAGGACTGGGCGAAGCAGCGCGGCGCGCGCGGGCTCGCCTACGTGCTCGTCGGCCAGGACGGCGAGCTCGGCGGCCCGGTCGCGAAGAACCTGTCCGAGGAGGAGCGCGCGGGCATCGCCGACCACGTCGGCGCGAAGCCGGGCGACTGCATCTTCTTCGCCGCCGGACCGGTGAAGTCGTCGCGGGCGCTGCTCGGCGCGGCGCGGCTGGAGATCGGCCGTCGCGGCGGTCTGATCGACGAGTCGGCGTGGTCGTTCGTGTGGGTCGTGGACGCGCCGCTGTTCGAGCCGGCCGACGAGGCGACCGCCGCCGGTGACGTCGCGGTCGGGTCCGGCGCCTGGACCGCCGTGCACCACGCGTTCACGTCGCCGAAGCCGGACTCGCTGGAGACGTTCGACACCGACCCGGGCTCGGCGCTGGCGTACGCGTACGACATCGTCTGCAACGGCAACGAGATCGGCGGCGGGTCGATCCGTATCCACCGCGAGGACGTGCAGAAGCGGGTCTTCAAGGTGATGGGGCTGTCCGACGAGGAGGCTTCGGAGAAGTTCGGGTTCCTCCTGGAAGCGTTCAAGTTCGGCGCGCCGCCGCACGGCGGGATCGCGTTCGGCTGGGACCGGATCACCGCGCTGCTGGCCGGCACCGAGTCGATCCGCGACGTGATCGCGTTCCCGAAGTCCGGTGGCGGGTTCGACCCGCTGACCGCCGCCCCGGCGCCGATCACGCCGGAGCAGCGCAAGGAGGCCGGCGTCGACGCCAAGCCGGAGCCCAAGGCCTGA
- a CDS encoding glycoside hydrolase family 19 protein, with product MLKRVLSSALALVAVAAGSLLAATPAQAATYQTTAIALNVRTGPYLSAAVVKVLSGPTSVEVDCQKSGDSVTVGSRTTPWWAHLPAHGGYVTVAYLNTSETKLSGVPECTVDPEPPLGEVTLADVQAMFGSRIVNPSTVQTGLASLNQAMRDAQINTAYRKAAFLATLVHESRLEYNIREIGDTRLYGGRGYIQLTGDFNYGPAGRYFGIDLLGNPDLALSLRWSAPIARWYWTVARSINPYADNLDMGRVNAAIGYPAGAEDQRRCDSFKNALRYLTGSVPSGIICTRPSALQGDTSQLTRTQFDKLARQGSGLG from the coding sequence ATGCTCAAACGTGTTCTGTCGTCCGCCCTCGCCCTGGTCGCCGTCGCCGCCGGAAGTCTGCTGGCCGCCACGCCTGCCCAGGCGGCGACGTACCAGACGACCGCCATTGCGCTGAACGTTCGTACCGGCCCGTATCTGTCGGCAGCCGTCGTGAAGGTGCTGTCCGGCCCGACCTCCGTCGAGGTCGACTGCCAGAAGTCGGGTGACTCGGTCACCGTCGGGTCGCGTACGACGCCCTGGTGGGCGCATCTGCCCGCGCACGGCGGCTACGTGACGGTCGCCTACCTCAACACCAGTGAGACCAAGCTGTCCGGCGTACCGGAGTGCACGGTCGATCCGGAGCCGCCGCTGGGCGAGGTGACGCTGGCCGACGTCCAGGCGATGTTCGGCAGCCGGATCGTGAACCCGTCGACCGTGCAGACCGGGCTCGCGTCGCTGAACCAGGCGATGCGCGACGCGCAGATCAACACGGCGTACCGCAAGGCCGCGTTCCTCGCCACGCTGGTGCACGAGTCGCGGCTGGAGTACAACATCCGCGAGATCGGCGACACCCGGCTGTACGGCGGCCGCGGGTACATCCAGCTCACCGGCGACTTCAACTACGGTCCGGCCGGCCGGTACTTCGGCATCGACCTGCTCGGCAACCCGGACCTCGCGCTGTCGCTGCGGTGGAGCGCGCCGATCGCCCGCTGGTACTGGACCGTTGCGCGCAGCATCAATCCGTACGCCGACAACCTGGACATGGGCCGCGTGAACGCCGCGATCGGGTATCCGGCCGGTGCGGAGGACCAGCGGCGTTGTGACTCGTTCAAGAACGCGCTGCGGTATCTGACCGGCTCGGTGCCGTCGGGGATCATCTGCACGCGGCCGTCGGCGCTGCAGGGCGACACCAGCCAGCTGACCCGCACCCAGTTCGACAAGCTCGCCAGGCAGGGCTCCGGCCTCGGCTGA
- a CDS encoding class I SAM-dependent methyltransferase, with amino-acid sequence MINAAIAPHSSILELGCGTGRITRPLLALGHQVLAADESPDMLARVTETETVRSTIADLRLNRQFDVVLAPRRPR; translated from the coding sequence TTGATCAACGCCGCGATCGCCCCGCACAGCAGCATCCTCGAACTCGGCTGCGGAACCGGCCGAATCACCCGCCCGCTGCTCGCCCTCGGCCACCAGGTGCTCGCCGCCGACGAGTCGCCGGACATGCTCGCGCGCGTCACCGAAACGGAAACGGTGCGCTCCACCATCGCCGACCTCCGCCTGAACCGACAGTTCGACGTCGTCCTAGCGCCCAGGCGGCCACGTTGA
- a CDS encoding helix-turn-helix transcriptional regulator: protein MSDVPVELLPHLRRARDVADRNYAEPLDLAALAAAAGVSKYHFLRCFAAEYGETPMQYVTRRRIERASDLLRATNLTVTEVCGLVGYSSLGSFSQRFTELVGMTPSEYQRTQEGLRIPGCFVFMLGLKSAIPEKQAGGAVEYRRTESPAEEES from the coding sequence GTGAGCGACGTACCGGTGGAGCTGCTGCCACACCTGCGGCGCGCGCGGGATGTTGCCGATCGCAACTACGCGGAGCCGCTCGACCTGGCCGCGCTGGCGGCTGCCGCGGGCGTGTCGAAGTACCACTTCCTGCGCTGTTTCGCGGCGGAGTACGGCGAGACGCCGATGCAGTACGTCACGCGCCGGCGGATCGAGCGGGCGTCGGACCTGCTGCGGGCGACGAACCTGACGGTGACGGAGGTGTGCGGGCTCGTCGGGTACAGCAGCCTGGGGTCGTTCTCGCAGCGGTTCACGGAGCTGGTCGGGATGACGCCGTCGGAGTACCAGCGGACGCAGGAGGGGCTGCGGATCCCGGGATGCTTCGTGTTCATGCTGGGGCTGAAGTCCGCAATTCCGGAGAAGCAGGCGGGCGGTGCGGTCGAATACCGTCGTACCGAGAGCCCTGCCGAGGAGGAATCGTGA
- a CDS encoding VOC family protein has translation MITNISLMSVFVNDVDEAKEFYTEKLGFEVKNDVKLPDFRWCTVCHPDHPELELQLALPGPPLDEEATAAVKRMMAKGTMHGFGIATDDCRKTFADLTAKGVEYIQEPSDRPYGVEAVLRDNSGNWLVLVEQHPYTAEDFT, from the coding sequence GTGATCACCAACATCAGCCTGATGAGCGTCTTCGTCAACGACGTGGACGAAGCGAAGGAGTTCTACACCGAGAAGCTCGGGTTCGAGGTGAAGAACGACGTGAAGCTGCCGGACTTCCGCTGGTGCACCGTGTGCCACCCTGATCACCCGGAGCTGGAACTGCAACTGGCGCTGCCCGGCCCGCCGCTGGACGAGGAGGCGACCGCGGCCGTCAAGCGGATGATGGCGAAGGGGACGATGCACGGCTTCGGCATCGCGACCGACGACTGCCGCAAGACGTTCGCCGACCTGACCGCGAAGGGCGTCGAGTACATCCAGGAGCCGTCGGACCGCCCGTACGGCGTCGAGGCCGTACTGCGCGACAACTCGGGCAACTGGCTCGTCCTCGTGGAGCAGCACCCGTACACGGCGGAGGACTTCACCTGA
- a CDS encoding GntR family transcriptional regulator → MDITVDPVGLTPPYEQVRSQLEALIRSGELARGTRLPTVRQLSLDLGLAVNTVARAYKELEADQLIETRGRNGTFVLASRSQTNDAATHAAAVKLATAARQAGLSLAEATAILQRAW, encoded by the coding sequence ATGGACATCACGGTCGATCCGGTCGGACTGACGCCGCCGTACGAACAGGTGCGCTCGCAACTCGAGGCACTGATCCGCTCGGGCGAGCTGGCGCGGGGGACGCGGCTGCCGACGGTGCGGCAGCTGTCGCTGGACCTCGGGCTGGCCGTGAACACGGTGGCCCGCGCCTACAAGGAGCTGGAGGCCGACCAGCTGATCGAGACCCGCGGCCGGAACGGCACCTTCGTGCTGGCGTCCCGCAGCCAGACCAATGACGCAGCCACCCACGCCGCCGCCGTCAAACTGGCCACAGCCGCCCGCCAAGCCGGCCTCTCCCTGGCCGAAGCCACAGCCATCCTTCAACGCGCCTGGTAA
- a CDS encoding class I SAM-dependent methyltransferase: protein MRYYYAEHQAAYQRLAEEGLTQWNDLFEADRTADFDAFPNRAFLEHTLADLDLPPTPAALEYGCGTGPAACFLAARGFRVDAIDLIPEAITLARHFARDRGVDVNFSVQDICTMPPGTKRYDVILDSYCLQSIVTDADRANLLTAVRDRLSGYYVLSTAMYDAERVYEDGFRYDATTGICYQATTGPAPDAVNLDGTWYLPHRRHLHPEALRAELEQAGLEVIYQDNGNVVATYQAR, encoded by the coding sequence GTGCGGTACTACTACGCGGAGCACCAGGCGGCGTACCAGCGGCTGGCCGAGGAAGGCCTGACCCAGTGGAACGACCTGTTCGAGGCCGACCGCACCGCCGACTTCGACGCCTTCCCGAACCGCGCCTTCCTCGAACACACCCTCGCCGACCTCGACCTGCCCCCGACCCCCGCTGCACTGGAATACGGCTGCGGCACCGGACCCGCAGCGTGCTTCCTCGCCGCTCGCGGCTTCCGCGTCGACGCGATCGACCTCATCCCCGAGGCGATCACCCTGGCCCGCCACTTCGCCCGCGACCGCGGCGTCGACGTCAACTTCAGCGTCCAGGACATCTGCACGATGCCGCCCGGAACCAAGCGGTACGACGTCATCCTCGACAGCTACTGCCTCCAGTCGATCGTCACCGACGCCGACCGCGCCAACCTCCTCACCGCCGTCCGCGACCGCCTCAGCGGGTACTACGTCCTCTCTACGGCCATGTACGACGCCGAACGCGTCTACGAGGACGGTTTCCGGTACGACGCCACCACCGGCATCTGCTACCAGGCAACCACCGGCCCCGCGCCCGACGCGGTCAACCTCGACGGCACCTGGTACCTCCCCCACCGCCGCCACCTACACCCCGAAGCGCTCCGAGCCGAGCTGGAACAAGCCGGCCTGGAAGTCATCTACCAGGACAACGGCAACGTGGTTGCGACTTACCAGGCGCGTTGA